The DNA region GTTGCTAATCAGTATGGAGATGCTAACTATTCTATGACAGATCAAATAGGAGATAGTAATACTGTCTATGTTAATCAAACAGGAGACAACAATATCTCTAATGAATGGCAATGGGGAGATTCAAACTATAGTACAATAGATCAAGTGGGTAATTTTAATGTAGGTGAAAATGCTCAGTTAGGTAATGATAACGACTCAGATATTGATCAAATTGGAGATGGTAATTATGCTGGTGCTGGTCAATATGGTGACGATAATGAAAGTAATATAATGCAAACAGGAGATGATAACTATGCTTTAACTTTACAATATGGAACTATGCATGTTTCTAATGTAACACAAACAGGAGATTTAAATACATCATATGTAATGCAAGATGGATTACAACATTTATCTAATGTTACTCAAACAGGAAATGATAACATAAGTGATGTTGGTCAATTCGGAACTACACATGTAAGTAATGTATCACAAATAGGAAATAATAATTCTTCTATTGTTACACAAAACGACTAAAACTGTTAAGTATATACAATACAAAACCTCGATTTTTATCGAGGTTTTTTTATATAGACTAATCTTTGCCAGATTAGTCTTTTTTTTTATCTAATAATATAAGCTTAAATGTACGTAGGTGTACGTATATACTGTTGTTATTCAGTATTTAAGCTGTTTTTTATTTGTAGGAAAAAACTTTCTTGAAAATGCTTTTTACCGATAAAAAAATAATACATAACGAATAATTGCTTGTTTATTAAAACTTAATTAGGACATCTAATTTTACGATTAAAAAAATATCTATATTTGAAAAGCTATTAATCAATAAAATATTCACAATGAAAAAATTATTTTTCAGTGCAGCTGCACTTATGTGTGGAACTGTAATGTTCGCACAATCAAACACAAGTACTGTTTCAACTATAGGAAACGGAAACTCTTCAACTGTTGGTCAAACAGGATTAACAAACAACTCTTTAGTAACTCAAGAAGGAGACGACAACATGTCTACTGTTGATCAATTAGGAACATCTAACGATTCTGAAGTTAGACAAGCTTACAGCTCTAACGACAATACTAGTGATGTAGATCAAGATGGAGATTTTAACGATTCTTTTGTATGGCAGGATGGAGATGATAACGTTTCTTCAGTAGATCAAGATGGAGATAGTAATGACTCTTATGTTGATCAATGGGGAGATGCAAACTCTAGTTCTGTAGATCAAGAAGGAGATAATAATGGTTCTATAGTTTTACAAGGTTACAACGGTGACAATCACACAAGTGATGTAGATCAAGACGGTGATGATAACGATTCTTACGTTTATCAAACTGGAGATGGTAACGATTCTACTGTATTACAAGACGGAGATATGAATGATTCTGATGTATCTCAATATGGTAACAGTAATGAATCTACTGTATGGCAAGGTACAACAGGAGATAACAATGATAGTGATGTTTATCAATCTGGAGATGATAACGATTCTTTTGTATGGCAAGATGGTAATGATAACTTATCTGATGTTGATCAAATAGGAACAGATAATGACTCATACTTAGATCAATGGGGAGATTTTAATACTAGCTCTGTAATGCAAGATGGTAATAATAATGATAGTGATGTTTATCAAGGTTACCAAGGAGATTACAATACTAGTGCTGTAGATCAAATAGGAGATGATAACATTTCTTATGTAAGACAAGATGGAGGAAACAACAATTCAGATGTTGATCAAACAGGAAACATGAATGATTCTGATGTAGATCAAGAAGGATTCTTTAATGGTAGTTTAGTTTCTCAAACTGGAGATTCTAACATTTCTACTACAGATCAAGACGGAGATGCAAATGGTTCTACTCAAATTCAATTTGGAAATGATAACGAGTCTTATGTAACTCAAGATGGTAACAACAATGGATCTTTTGTAGCTCAAGTTGGTGATATGAACGATTCTTTTGTAGATCAAACAGGAAACCTTAACGGTTCTTCAGTTGCTCAAAATGGAGATAGTAATATTTCTGATGTAGATCAAATTGGAAATGCTAATGGTTCTTCAGTTGCTCAAGCTGGAAATGATAACGAATCTTACGTTATGCAAACAGGAGACTTAAACACTTCTACTGTAGCACAAACAGGAGATTTACACTTATCTACAGTTACTCAAACAGGAATGCTTAACATTAGTGATGTTGCACAAGATGGATTAAGCCATACAAGTGATGTATTACAAGATGGTATGGGTAACAACAGTATAGTTTCTCAAACTGGGAATACTCATGTAAGTGATGTTGACCAAATTGGTAACAACAACTCATCTGTTGTAACTCAAATGGACTAATAACAAGTTAAGATTAAGTTCTTTTAGTTAATTTTATAAAAAAGGTATAAGAGCATTAATTTGCTCTTATACTTTTTATAAACAACACTATTTTGTAACTTATACCAAATTAGTTAGTTATGAAAAAAATATTAAGTATAATTATCCTTAATTTAGTTTTTGCATTTAGTAGTAGCGCGCAAACTTTTGTTAATGATAATGCATCAAATACAACAGCTGAAGCATTGTCTAACAGCCAAGCAAATATGTTGTTAGTTAATCAAACACAAATAGCGCAACAAAATAATGTGTTTATTACTCAAATAGGAGATAGTAATGTTTCTAATACTAAAATTAAATCTCAGGATAGTAATGTAACTGTTATTCAAAACGGAAATGATAACTCTACATTTGTTAATTTAAATGTAAATACTATTGACCAATCGATTTTACAAAACGGAAATAATAATACTGTTTTTGATACCAGTTTTTTACAGTCTCAAGTAAGAGAGGCAACAATTGTTCAAAATGGTGACAATCAAAATTTAACCATTTTTGGAAACAACTCTTTATCAGATAAAATAAAAGTTTCTATGCAGGGACAAAGTCAATCTGTAATAATTAGAAATTTCGATTAGTCACATGTTTAAATTTGATAAAAAGCAAGTTGTTTTAAGTATAGTTTGTGTAATTTTTATGCATGCAATTACACTTGCTCAAATTATCAATAAAGACATTGAAGCAAAAATAAGAACAGAAAAAAATGATGGTTTTATAACAATTGTAGGAACTGCATTTAATAAAACCGAAATTACAGAAAGCCTAGTTTATAAATTATCTGTAATAAAAAAAGATTCGCTAGGCAACTCTTCCAAAAACGACCAAGAAGGTAGATTTGTAATACAAGCAAATCAAAAATTAGATTTATCTTCTACCGTAATTAATAGTCCAAAACATACAAAAACCACATTACTTTTATTAATCTACAATTTAGATAAAAAGTTAATTGGAAAAGATAGAATAGTTTTAAATGATGATGGAAGTGATCAAGCATTTAAGAAAAAAATTCTTTCAGATATAAATTTAAAAACAAACCCTAAAGCAACACAACAAACTGTAGATGTAAGCAGTACAAAAGAAGATGGAGTAGAAATAAAAGGGTTGGTATTAGAAGAAACAAAAACAAAACCAGGTAGAGATTTTTACAAACTTTTTTATAACTTGTATACTGTAAATAATATAAACGCAAATAAAATTGTAAAAATAAAAGAGGTTTTAGCTCTAGGTAGAAATACTAAAATAGAAGTTTTAGTAGGCGAAAAAAAGGTGTTCGAATTTTTTGTAAGACCAAGTATTGACTATTTAACCAAAGTCAATGATCAAGCCATATTAAGAGTGTACAAATACTTAAAAAATTTAGAAGAAAGCGCAGATATACAACAGCGCTACTAATTTATATATTATGAAAACGCTATTAATCACCGTTTGCATGTTAGTTGGATACGCTAGCATTGGACAGCAATTAACTTACCAGCCAATAAATCCAGCATTTGGAGGCGATACTTTTAACTATCAATGGTTACTTAGTTCTGCTAATTCGCAAAACTCATTTGAAGATCCAGATGCAAAAAATGATAATGCTCAAGGATCAGAATTAGATCAATTTGCAGAAAGTTTAAATCGTCAAGTGTTAAGTTCGTTATCAAGAACACTATTTAGTTCGCAATTAGGAGAAGGATTAGAAGAAGGAACATTTACATTCGGGAATTTAACTTTAGAAATTTATGACTCTGCCGAAGGTTTAGTAGTAAATATCCTAGATGTAACCACAGGAGACGAAACCCAAATTATAGTCCCAAATCCATAACTAATCAAAATTAACATGTTAAAACTTAAGTCTGCTATAGCAGTTATTTTACTACTTGCTTTAACAGGTTGTGGCGCATTTTTTAATCAGCCTTATCAACAACAAAGAGCAAGAGTTGGCGAAGTTACACCAGTCTCAGAAAAACTAGTAAACTTTCCTTTACCACAAGAACCAGTAGTTGCTGGTGTTTATAATTTTAAAGATCAAACAGGACAATATAAATCTGTAGAAAACGGAAGTACTTTTAGTACAGCTGTATCGCAAGGCGGAACAACAATGCTAATAAAAGCATTAGAAGATTCTAAATGGTTTACTTTAATAGAAAGAGAAAATTTAAGTAATCTTTTAAATGAAAGAAACATAATAAGAAATACACGTTCAGAATACCGTAAAAATCAAAACCCAAACGAGCCTAACTTACCACCATTATTATACGCAGGTGTATTGTTAGAAGGCGGTATTATTTCGTACGATACCAATATAATTACTGGTGGCGCAGGCGCAAGATATTTTGGTGTTGGCGCATCTACACAATATAGAGAAGATAGAATTAGTGTGTATTTAAGAGCTGTAAATACATCAAATGGTAAAATATTAAAAACGGTTTATATATCTAAAACCATATTGTCT from Mesoflavibacter profundi includes:
- a CDS encoding CsgE family curli-type amyloid fiber assembly protein, whose product is MFKFDKKQVVLSIVCVIFMHAITLAQIINKDIEAKIRTEKNDGFITIVGTAFNKTEITESLVYKLSVIKKDSLGNSSKNDQEGRFVIQANQKLDLSSTVINSPKHTKTTLLLLIYNLDKKLIGKDRIVLNDDGSDQAFKKKILSDINLKTNPKATQQTVDVSSTKEDGVEIKGLVLEETKTKPGRDFYKLFYNLYTVNNINANKIVKIKEVLALGRNTKIEVLVGEKKVFEFFVRPSIDYLTKVNDQAILRVYKYLKNLEESADIQQRY
- a CDS encoding curli production assembly/transport component CsgF, translating into MKTLLITVCMLVGYASIGQQLTYQPINPAFGGDTFNYQWLLSSANSQNSFEDPDAKNDNAQGSELDQFAESLNRQVLSSLSRTLFSSQLGEGLEEGTFTFGNLTLEIYDSAEGLVVNILDVTTGDETQIIVPNP